A genomic window from Vagococcus sp. CY52-2 includes:
- a CDS encoding shikimate kinase, producing MTLVLIGFMGAGKTTVGNVLANKTATKQIDLDQCIVEKIGMPISEYFDKHGEESFRELETAMLKDFLNTPGILSPGGGVILKEENQALLKEQATVVYLQTDLDELLRRIEQDTTNYRPLLHNKTIEEVKDIFLPRIPIYEEIADHIVDTTNKTPEEIADVILELVGD from the coding sequence ATGACGCTCGTTTTAATAGGCTTCATGGGAGCAGGAAAAACCACAGTTGGTAATGTATTAGCAAATAAAACAGCAACCAAGCAAATTGATTTAGATCAGTGTATTGTCGAAAAAATTGGGATGCCTATATCTGAGTACTTTGATAAGCATGGAGAAGAATCTTTTAGAGAGCTTGAAACCGCTATGTTAAAAGACTTTCTAAACACACCTGGTATTTTATCGCCAGGTGGTGGGGTAATTTTAAAAGAAGAAAATCAAGCGTTATTAAAAGAACAGGCTACAGTCGTTTATTTACAAACAGATTTAGATGAATTATTACGTCGAATCGAGCAAGATACGACAAATTATCGTCCGTTGTTGCATAATAAAACAATAGAAGAGGTGAAAGATATCTTTTTACCTCGAATTCCCATTTACGAAGAAATTGCTGATCATATTGTTGATACCACGAATAAAACACCGGAAGAAATCGCTGATGTTATTTTAGAATTAGTAGGTGATTAA
- the pheA gene encoding prephenate dehydratase, with amino-acid sequence MEVGYLGPKNSFTYKAASYYFDDSSLQPYASITNCLNALKKNQVDYAVVPIENSLEGSVHTSMDGLFQQKDITVCREIILPIQQNLLVNDLTIIPKKILSHPQALAQSQQFLETYYPDVLIEQVPSTTFAAEYVAEHPSESVAAIASKEAASEYGLEILSAGIQDNRFNQTRFWLLGKEPFNQDEYQPQKMTLFMTLPKNAPGILHKVLSAFAWREIDLSKIESRPLKTELGEYYFIIDVPIHDNIKLVEYALEEITLLGAKYQQLGYYPIVIKE; translated from the coding sequence ATGGAAGTTGGTTATTTAGGACCAAAAAACTCGTTTACATACAAAGCAGCATCATATTATTTTGATGATTCATCATTACAACCTTATGCAAGCATTACAAATTGCTTAAATGCCTTGAAGAAGAATCAAGTTGATTATGCTGTTGTGCCGATTGAAAACTCATTGGAAGGGTCTGTTCACACAAGTATGGATGGGCTCTTTCAACAAAAAGATATCACTGTTTGTCGTGAAATCATTTTACCAATACAACAAAACTTATTAGTGAATGATTTGACGATCATTCCTAAAAAAATCTTGTCACATCCACAAGCTCTCGCACAATCACAACAATTTTTAGAAACATATTACCCAGATGTATTGATAGAACAGGTGCCATCAACCACATTTGCTGCAGAATACGTGGCTGAACACCCGTCTGAATCAGTTGCAGCAATAGCCTCAAAAGAAGCAGCAAGTGAATATGGTTTAGAAATCTTGTCAGCAGGTATTCAGGACAATCGCTTTAATCAAACACGTTTTTGGTTATTGGGTAAAGAGCCATTTAATCAAGATGAGTACCAACCGCAAAAAATGACGCTATTTATGACATTACCTAAAAATGCGCCAGGAATCTTACACAAAGTCCTTTCAGCGTTTGCTTGGCGTGAAATTGATTTAAGTAAAATAGAATCTAGACCACTAAAAACTGAGTTAGGTGAGTATTACTTTATTATAGATGTACCAATTCATGACAATATCAAGCTAGTTGAATATGCGCTTGAAGAAATCACATTATTAGGTGCTAAATATCAGCAGTTAGGTTATTATCCCATCGTCATAAAGGAGTGA
- a CDS encoding prephenate dehydrogenase, with amino-acid sequence MTGKTIMIVGLGLIGSSLAKCIKIDHPNAQIIGWDYSDSTKRIAKKIDIVDEIPHSFEEGAEISDVIILATPVSISIDYLNQLALLSLKENLLVSDTGSTKKDIMQQAKEMPFDFIGAHPMAGSHKSGVTAADENLFENAYFIITNDRHINRVEELTQLYSGTHAKYVELTSDEHDEITAMLSHLPHIIASGLVNQADAFNQEHPRAKQLAAGGFRDITRIASSDPKMWTDILMSNRTTLVQELDDWQKQMSQVKQWLLSKDSDAIYDFFERAKETRDQIPIHQKGSIPAFYDLFVDVPDKPGIIAEVTGLLGEANISIINLKILETREDIIGVLQVSFKNDHDLLQAKECIATYTDYVCRTQ; translated from the coding sequence ATGACTGGAAAAACAATCATGATTGTTGGTCTAGGACTAATCGGTTCTTCCTTGGCTAAATGTATAAAAATTGACCATCCCAATGCTCAAATTATTGGTTGGGATTATTCTGATAGCACAAAACGAATTGCTAAAAAAATTGACATTGTAGACGAGATTCCTCATTCATTTGAAGAGGGTGCCGAAATATCAGATGTTATTATTTTAGCCACACCTGTGTCAATTTCAATCGATTATTTAAATCAACTAGCCTTACTTTCATTAAAAGAAAACCTCTTAGTAAGTGACACAGGTAGTACCAAAAAAGACATTATGCAACAAGCCAAAGAGATGCCATTTGACTTTATCGGTGCTCACCCAATGGCGGGTTCACACAAGTCTGGTGTCACAGCCGCTGATGAGAACTTATTTGAAAATGCTTATTTTATTATAACGAACGATCGACACATAAACCGTGTGGAGGAGTTAACACAACTATACAGCGGAACTCATGCCAAATACGTGGAACTAACATCTGATGAGCACGATGAGATTACAGCAATGCTATCTCATTTGCCACATATTATCGCATCAGGTTTAGTCAATCAAGCCGATGCCTTTAATCAAGAACACCCAAGAGCCAAACAATTAGCGGCTGGAGGATTTCGTGATATTACTAGGATTGCCTCATCTGACCCGAAAATGTGGACGGATATCTTAATGAGTAATCGCACCACACTTGTACAAGAGCTTGATGATTGGCAAAAGCAAATGAGTCAAGTTAAACAGTGGTTATTAAGTAAAGACTCTGATGCCATTTATGATTTTTTTGAACGGGCAAAAGAAACCCGTGATCAGATTCCAATCCACCAAAAAGGGTCAATCCCGGCATTTTATGATTTGTTTGTAGACGTGCCAGACAAACCCGGGATTATTGCTGAAGTAACGGGGCTTTTAGGAGAAGCCAATATCTCAATCATCAACTTAAAAATATTAGAAACAAGAGAAGATATTATCGGCGTGTTGCAGGTTAGTTTTAAAAATGACCATGATTTATTGCAAGCAAAAGAGTGCATTGCAACATACACGGATTATGTCTGTCGAACACAATAG
- the aroC gene encoding chorismate synthase: MRYITAGESHGPELTAIIEGLPAGLPLTADDINKELIRRQTGYGRGGRMLIETDRVRITSGLRHGKTLGSPITLVVENKDWKNWTKVMGIEEVPEKQKKIRRVARPRPGHADLVGGMKYHFNDLRNVLERSSARETTMRVAIGAIAKKILSELDIDVAGHVTMLGGIKATVPDGLTVSEIREMSEQSDVRVVDATVEQDIRDLIDETKKKGDTIGGVVEVLVGGVPAGLGSYVQWDRKLDAKIAQAVVSINAFKGAEFGVGFEAGVLPGSQVMDEILWDEKNGYTRRSNNLGGFEGGMTNGEPIVVRGVMKPIPTLYKPLQSVDIDTKEPYKASIERSDSTAVPAASVVAENVVATVVANDILEKFESDSFEELVQSVKEYREYTKNF; encoded by the coding sequence GTGAGATATATTACAGCTGGTGAATCTCATGGTCCTGAACTAACAGCAATTATTGAAGGACTTCCTGCAGGATTACCTTTAACTGCAGATGACATAAACAAAGAATTAATTAGACGTCAAACAGGATACGGTCGTGGTGGGCGTATGCTGATTGAAACAGACCGTGTTAGAATCACGTCAGGTTTACGTCACGGAAAAACATTAGGTTCTCCTATTACACTAGTCGTTGAAAACAAAGACTGGAAGAACTGGACAAAAGTTATGGGGATTGAAGAGGTGCCTGAAAAGCAAAAGAAAATACGTCGTGTCGCTAGACCTAGACCAGGACATGCTGATTTAGTTGGTGGCATGAAATACCACTTCAATGATTTAAGAAACGTGTTAGAACGCTCATCTGCACGTGAAACAACGATGCGAGTGGCAATCGGTGCAATTGCTAAAAAAATTCTTTCTGAATTAGACATTGACGTTGCTGGTCACGTCACCATGCTTGGTGGTATTAAAGCAACAGTGCCAGATGGATTAACTGTCTCAGAAATTCGTGAAATGTCAGAACAATCAGATGTACGTGTGGTAGATGCCACGGTTGAACAAGACATTCGTGATTTAATTGATGAAACAAAGAAAAAAGGTGACACAATTGGTGGTGTCGTTGAAGTATTAGTTGGTGGAGTTCCTGCAGGATTAGGAAGTTATGTCCAATGGGATCGAAAACTAGATGCGAAAATCGCTCAAGCTGTTGTGAGTATCAATGCCTTTAAAGGGGCTGAATTTGGTGTTGGCTTTGAAGCAGGTGTGTTACCTGGCTCTCAAGTCATGGATGAAATTCTTTGGGATGAAAAGAATGGTTACACAAGACGAAGCAATAACTTGGGTGGTTTTGAAGGCGGTATGACAAACGGCGAGCCGATTGTTGTCCGTGGGGTTATGAAACCTATTCCGACTTTATATAAACCTCTGCAAAGTGTTGATATTGATACAAAAGAGCCATACAAAGCCAGTATCGAACGCTCTGATAGTACAGCAGTTCCGGCTGCAAGTGTGGTAGCTGAAAATGTCGTAGCCACTGTTGTAGCCAATGACATTCTTGAAAAATTTGAGAGTGATTCATTTGAAGAGCTTGTTCAATCAGTAAAAGAATACAGAGAGTACACTAAAAACTTTTAG
- the aroA gene encoding 3-phosphoshikimate 1-carboxyvinyltransferase, whose protein sequence is MKLISASPLNGTIHVPADKSISHRSIMFGAISEGTTTIKNFLRGEDCLSTLNAFKSLGVPITDDGETIRVTGVGFDGLKKPATALDLGNSGTTIRLMMGILAKQSFDTVLFGDKYLNKRPMNRVMLPLNQMNANLSGHDNSEYPPIHISANNQLTPITYHMPVASAQVKSAILFAALQADGETTIIEKEPTRNHTEEMIRQFGGTITTDGKDIRMTGPQRLVGQNVTVPGDISSAAFFLVAGAIVPNSAIVLKNVGINPTRIGILDVLEEMNADVVISEEDHANQSATLTVKTSSLTSTTISGDIIPRLIDEIPIIALLATQANGQTVIKNAEELKVKETNRIDATAEELRKLGADITPTEDGLIINGPCQLHGGNVSSRGDHRIGMMLQIAALLTDEDVVMEKSEAVSVSYPAFFEDVTRLSRGDY, encoded by the coding sequence ATGAAATTAATCTCAGCTAGTCCATTAAATGGAACCATACACGTTCCTGCTGATAAATCTATTTCACATCGAAGCATTATGTTTGGTGCGATTTCAGAAGGTACCACAACCATCAAAAACTTCTTACGAGGAGAAGACTGTTTGAGTACACTTAACGCGTTTAAAAGTTTGGGTGTGCCAATCACAGATGATGGCGAAACCATTCGTGTAACAGGTGTAGGCTTTGATGGTCTAAAAAAACCAGCTACAGCACTTGATTTAGGTAATTCTGGTACCACAATTCGTTTAATGATGGGGATTTTGGCGAAGCAGTCATTCGACACGGTTTTATTTGGTGATAAGTACCTAAACAAACGCCCAATGAATCGCGTCATGTTACCACTTAATCAAATGAATGCTAATCTATCAGGGCATGATAATAGTGAATATCCTCCTATTCACATTTCAGCAAATAATCAACTAACACCCATCACTTATCACATGCCAGTAGCAAGTGCTCAAGTGAAATCTGCTATTTTGTTTGCAGCCTTGCAAGCTGATGGTGAGACAACCATTATCGAAAAAGAACCCACTAGAAATCATACTGAAGAGATGATTCGACAATTTGGTGGGACTATCACAACAGATGGAAAAGACATTCGTATGACAGGTCCACAACGATTAGTTGGACAAAATGTTACTGTGCCTGGCGACATTTCATCTGCGGCGTTCTTTTTAGTTGCCGGAGCTATTGTCCCGAATAGTGCAATCGTGCTCAAAAACGTGGGAATTAACCCAACCAGAATAGGGATTCTAGATGTTTTAGAAGAGATGAATGCCGATGTGGTGATTAGTGAAGAAGATCATGCTAACCAATCAGCCACCCTCACTGTTAAAACAAGTAGTTTAACTTCTACTACAATTAGTGGGGATATTATACCTCGTTTGATTGATGAAATTCCAATTATTGCTTTGCTTGCAACACAAGCAAATGGTCAAACAGTCATTAAAAATGCTGAAGAACTAAAAGTAAAAGAAACCAATCGTATTGACGCAACAGCTGAAGAATTAAGAAAACTTGGTGCAGATATTACGCCAACAGAAGATGGGTTAATCATCAATGGCCCATGTCAATTGCACGGTGGAAACGTATCAAGTCGAGGGGATCATCGTATCGGGATGATGCTTCAAATTGCTGCGTTACTAACTGATGAAGACGTTGTGATGGAAAAATCAGAAGCTGTTTCAGTATCTTATCCAGCCTTTTTTGAGGATGTCACACGACTTTCAAGAGGTGATTATTAA